The Manihot esculenta cultivar AM560-2 chromosome 1, M.esculenta_v8, whole genome shotgun sequence genome has a window encoding:
- the LOC110607337 gene encoding uncharacterized protein LOC110607337, producing the protein MKNHSQLDENFICSFIFALIEQQPDIKIAALQAKVRDKFGYESSYQKIWKAKQKAIARLYGGWDESYSRLHRFMTALHHFNPETIYMIGDNPHWINEQLNPMYRVFNRMFWAFKQSIEGFKHCRPVISIDGTFLYGKHIGCILCATTLNGNNQLFSLAFAIVDKEDGDNWSWFMDCLRIFVTNREDLCVISYRHARILKVMQKDWWQPPTGHHTASDMF; encoded by the coding sequence ATGAAAAACCATAGCCAATTGGATGAaaatttcatttgttcattcatcTTTGCATTAATTGAACAACAACCCGATATAAAAATTGCAGCCCTACAAGCTAAAGTGCGGGATAAATTTGGGTACGAGTCGTCTTATCAAAAAATATGGAAAGCAAAGCAGAAGGCAATTGCAAGGCTTTATGGGGGTTGGGATGAATCATACAGTCGTTTGCATAGATTCATGACTGCTCTTCATCATTTTAACCCAGAAACAATATACATGATTGGAGATAATCCACATTGGATAAATGAGCAATTAAATCCGATGTATCGTGTATTTAACCGTATGTTTTGGGCTTTTAAACAATCGATTGAGGGATTTAAACATTGCCGACCTGTAATCTCAATCGATGGGACATTCCTATATGGAAAACACATTGGGTGTATACTGTGTGCAACCACACTCAATGGAAATAATCAACTATTTTCATTAGCTTTTGCCATTGTTGATAAGGAGGATGGTGATAATTGGTCGTGGTTTATGGATTGCTTAAGGATTTTTGTGACCAATCGAGAAGATTTGTGTGTAATTTCTTATCGTCATGCTAGAATTCTAAAGGTGATGCAGAAAGATTGGTGGCAACCTCCAACTGGTCATCATACTGCATCAGACATGTTTTGA